Proteins encoded together in one Marispirochaeta sp. window:
- the argJ gene encoding bifunctional glutamate N-acetyltransferase/amino-acid acetyltransferase ArgJ, translating into MKSESLPYYNNRMTACNSIVDYEDVLKTRSTLPRGFRAGSVGMTFHPRELPGDKLYPMNLSLIELIDATDSAAGVFTRNAFPGAPVLLCRERLEGSQIKGVLINNKVANVCAPGGYEDACRVTESLAEAAGGGPEQWLYASTGVIGWKLPVQEICTALPDLTHCLQADSVLTAAKGIMTTDRYPKIRSARVGDVTIVGIAKGAGMIEPDMATMLAFIMTDADLSRHDLSRALHEAAEDSFNVISVDGDQSTSDMAILLSSRMASAPDYSDFIAALRQVCGDLARDIVRNGEGTAHVIEVSVSGARNGREARGVAKAVVNSPLVKTAIYGNDPNIGRLVSSLGDYAGNMDIPLNRQALTICLGDELIFASGEFRISPEIETRLSAYLEKKSFSPELKGYPEHDETVQIEIDLQNGTGFARVWGSDLSYEYIRENAEYRS; encoded by the coding sequence TTGAAATCCGAATCCCTGCCGTACTATAACAATCGAATGACCGCCTGTAACAGCATAGTTGATTATGAAGATGTTCTCAAGACGCGTTCCACACTGCCCCGGGGGTTCCGGGCCGGAAGCGTCGGTATGACTTTTCATCCCCGTGAGCTTCCTGGAGATAAGCTGTATCCAATGAATCTTTCGCTGATTGAGCTTATTGACGCTACCGATTCGGCAGCGGGAGTTTTTACCCGCAATGCCTTCCCCGGAGCTCCGGTCCTGCTTTGCCGGGAACGCCTGGAAGGCTCACAAATCAAGGGAGTATTGATCAACAACAAGGTTGCCAATGTCTGTGCCCCCGGTGGTTATGAGGATGCCTGCAGGGTAACCGAAAGCCTGGCAGAAGCAGCCGGCGGCGGACCTGAACAGTGGCTCTACGCTTCCACCGGGGTTATCGGCTGGAAGCTCCCTGTGCAGGAGATCTGCACAGCCCTGCCGGATTTGACACATTGCCTGCAGGCTGATTCAGTCCTGACTGCTGCAAAGGGGATCATGACTACCGACCGCTATCCCAAAATACGTTCCGCCCGCGTGGGAGACGTAACTATAGTGGGGATAGCCAAGGGGGCGGGGATGATCGAGCCTGATATGGCTACCATGCTGGCTTTTATTATGACCGACGCGGACCTTTCACGGCATGATCTTTCCAGGGCTCTGCATGAGGCGGCGGAGGATTCATTCAACGTGATCTCGGTGGATGGAGACCAGAGTACCAGTGATATGGCCATTCTGCTGTCCTCCCGCATGGCATCTGCTCCGGATTATTCCGATTTTATTGCCGCTCTGCGCCAGGTCTGCGGAGATCTTGCCAGGGATATTGTTCGTAACGGGGAAGGGACGGCTCATGTTATCGAAGTCTCCGTTTCGGGGGCTCGAAACGGGCGCGAAGCCAGGGGGGTTGCCAAGGCGGTTGTTAACTCTCCACTGGTGAAAACAGCGATTTACGGTAATGACCCCAATATCGGGCGCCTTGTTTCCTCTTTGGGAGATTATGCAGGGAACATGGACATTCCCCTTAACCGGCAGGCTTTAACCATTTGTCTTGGGGATGAATTGATCTTTGCCTCGGGGGAGTTTCGAATCTCTCCGGAAATAGAAACAAGGTTATCGGCCTATTTGGAGAAAAAATCCTTCTCTCCCGAGCTAAAAGGCTATCCCGAACATGACGAAACGGTACAAATTGAGATAGACTTACAGAACGGAACAGGCTTTGCCCGGGTGTGGGGTAGTGATTTGTCCTACGAGTATATCCGGGAGAATGCCGAGTATCGCAGCTAA
- a CDS encoding nitroreductase family protein, whose product MKLTQLVRTNRSYRRFNETEPVPETLMTEMVDLGRICPSGANRQPLKYMVISDPAAKEKIFPLLSWAAYLQEWKGPAKGERPTGYIIILGDSEISKDPSVDLGISAQTMLLRAAEEGYGGCMIASVKKESLRQVLEIPDDLDVLLVIALGKPAEEVILEEKSPEGTIQYYRDSKDRHHVPKRPLKEVLLKK is encoded by the coding sequence ATGAAACTTACTCAGCTTGTAAGGACCAACCGCAGTTACCGCAGGTTTAACGAAACAGAACCTGTTCCAGAGACGCTTATGACAGAGATGGTAGATCTGGGTAGAATCTGTCCCAGCGGAGCTAACCGTCAGCCCCTTAAATACATGGTTATTTCTGATCCGGCGGCGAAGGAAAAGATTTTTCCCCTTTTAAGCTGGGCCGCATACCTGCAGGAATGGAAGGGGCCTGCGAAAGGGGAACGCCCGACGGGCTATATAATTATACTGGGAGATTCAGAGATTTCGAAGGACCCGTCAGTGGATTTAGGGATTTCGGCTCAGACAATGCTGCTCCGGGCTGCCGAAGAGGGATACGGCGGCTGTATGATCGCGTCGGTAAAAAAAGAATCTCTGCGGCAAGTGCTGGAGATCCCCGACGATCTTGATGTCCTGCTGGTTATCGCCCTGGGAAAGCCCGCTGAAGAGGTCATCCTTGAGGAAAAGAGCCCCGAGGGGACTATCCAGTATTATCGCGACAGCAAAGACCGGCACCATGTTCCGAAACGCCCCTTAAAGGAAGTACTCCTTAAGAAATGA
- a CDS encoding histidinol-phosphatase: protein MIPQANYHTHNSLCDGAGELEEYIEAARRKGFSALGFTSHAPLPFDNDWTLAESDLTTYCDRVKNYKYLNGLEIYLGLEIDYIPGKMGPAQARWQQYGLDYTIGSVHMIPHEGKAWSIDGPDDEFIHLYKQVYHGDGTAMAVEYYRLLTEMIRQGGFTILGHLDLIKKKNLKLNFLDEQAPAYTHAVHEVLDALAESGIFMEINSGGIFRGVTKDVYPSPAILQKACRRNIPIVINSDAHTPEALDFYFPEACSLARQAGYTTAMMLLGESWQEIPLGES from the coding sequence ATGATACCCCAGGCAAACTATCATACGCATAACAGCCTCTGTGACGGGGCAGGAGAATTAGAGGAGTATATTGAGGCGGCCCGCCGCAAGGGTTTTTCCGCCCTGGGATTTACCAGTCACGCTCCGCTGCCCTTTGACAACGACTGGACTCTGGCCGAATCCGACCTTACGACCTACTGTGACAGGGTAAAGAATTACAAATATTTAAATGGTCTGGAGATCTATCTGGGTCTGGAGATAGATTACATACCCGGAAAGATGGGACCTGCACAGGCGCGCTGGCAGCAGTACGGCCTTGATTATACCATCGGCTCCGTTCACATGATCCCCCATGAGGGTAAAGCATGGTCCATCGACGGACCGGATGATGAGTTTATCCATCTGTATAAACAGGTATACCACGGTGACGGTACGGCAATGGCAGTGGAATATTACCGGCTGCTGACAGAGATGATCCGGCAGGGTGGGTTTACGATACTGGGGCACCTGGACTTGATTAAAAAGAAGAACCTTAAACTGAATTTTCTCGATGAACAGGCCCCCGCTTACACTCATGCGGTACACGAGGTCCTTGATGCCCTTGCAGAAAGCGGGATCTTCATGGAGATCAATTCCGGCGGAATTTTCCGGGGAGTAACAAAAGATGTGTACCCCTCCCCTGCCATATTGCAGAAGGCCTGCAGGCGGAATATTCCAATCGTGATTAATTCTGATGCTCATACTCCTGAAGCCCTCGATTTTTATTTCCCCGAAGCCTGCAGTCTGGCCCGGCAAGCCGGCTACACAACAGCCATGATGCTCCTTGGCGAAAGCTGGCAGGAGATACCTCTGGGAGAATCGTAG
- a CDS encoding HD domain-containing phosphohydrolase — MEDPDRHIEKQLDECRGAYKKRTEQFKNLLKQSKEMTANLRMNFDGMVHLLSDISSLASPLMGGHTKRTAALARSIAYTMRLNPDRRRLVFYAASLHDLSLTGKEREWFNEDGSDWTDHPNRSADLIAVVKNLGRIAAAVRAHHEYFNGEGFPRGLAGEEIPLESRIVAAAVAYDRETALRRNSVDEALGNMTGSRRFDPRIIETLASIIHSEEERNRNGDRLIGIDELTPGMELADDLLLENGLVLYPKGTVLDEDTRTRIINFSSMFPKAVLIRVYGAGH; from the coding sequence ATGGAAGATCCGGACAGACATATCGAAAAACAGCTGGATGAGTGCCGCGGGGCTTATAAAAAGCGGACTGAGCAGTTTAAAAACCTCCTGAAGCAGTCGAAGGAGATGACGGCCAACCTTCGCATGAACTTTGACGGTATGGTTCATCTTCTCAGCGATATTTCATCCCTGGCTTCCCCTTTAATGGGTGGACACACGAAAAGGACCGCAGCCCTCGCCCGCAGCATCGCCTATACCATGCGGCTGAACCCGGACCGCCGACGGCTCGTCTTTTATGCGGCGAGTCTTCACGATCTGAGTCTTACCGGCAAGGAGCGAGAATGGTTCAATGAGGACGGATCGGACTGGACGGATCACCCAAACCGCAGTGCGGACCTGATCGCTGTGGTGAAGAATCTGGGACGCATTGCCGCCGCAGTACGGGCCCATCACGAATACTTTAACGGCGAGGGGTTTCCCAGGGGCCTGGCGGGAGAGGAAATCCCCCTGGAAAGCAGGATTGTAGCCGCGGCGGTCGCGTATGACCGGGAAACCGCATTGCGCAGGAACTCTGTGGACGAAGCACTGGGAAACATGACCGGGAGCAGACGGTTTGATCCCCGGATAATAGAGACCCTCGCATCGATTATACACAGCGAGGAAGAACGGAACCGCAACGGAGACCGATTAATCGGAATAGACGAACTGACCCCGGGAATGGAACTCGCCGATGATCTGCTGCTTGAGAACGGCCTTGTTCTGTATCCCAAGGGAACCGTACTTGACGAAGATACACGAACGCGGATAATAAATTTCAGCAGTATGTTTCCCAAAGCCGTCCTGATACGGGTATATGGAGCAGGGCACTGA